A region of Rhodamnia argentea isolate NSW1041297 chromosome 9, ASM2092103v1, whole genome shotgun sequence DNA encodes the following proteins:
- the LOC115748560 gene encoding brassinosteroid-responsive RING protein 1-like yields MGFPAAYTEISLPKLLFQTIPPLRLIGNIIASLLRLLGFPDFLETDPPPSPESRPPVCPPVSAVLIREFLPLIKYRGSSPDPPESCTVCMCEFAVGEEIRELKSCKHAFHRSCLDRWMSCDQRTCPLCRTQFVPKGMQEWLWDAAAASASAAGRDCS; encoded by the coding sequence ATGGGCTTCCCAGCTGCTTACACCGAGATTTCCTTACCGAAGCTCTTGTTCCAGACCATCCCGCCCCTCCGCCTCATCGGGAATATCATTGCctctctcctccgcctcctGGGCTTCCCCGATTTCCTCGAGACCGACCCTCCTCCGTCCCCCGAGAGCCGACCACCCGTTTGCCCGCCCGTGTCCGCCGTCCTGATCCGGGAGTTCCTGCCCCTGATCAAGTACCGGGGATCGTCGCCGGACCCGCCAGAGAGCTGCACAGTTTGCATGTGTGAGTTTGCGGTCGGGGAGGAGATCAGGGAGTTGAAGAGCTGCAAGCATGCTTTCCACCGGAGCTGCTTGGACCGTTGGATGAGCTGCGACCAGCGGACGTGTCCCCTGTGCAGGACCCAGTTCGTGCCCAAGGGAATGCAGGAATGGTTGTgggatgctgctgctgcttctgcttctgctgctGGGAGGGATTGTTCTTGA
- the LOC115748557 gene encoding probable receptor-like protein kinase At5g24010, with amino-acid sequence MKAFVKLNPYSFLLLCVCTLRVFSLSVSFSPVDNHLINCGSAVDATVDNRAFVSDSSSSKSQVLTSTRTISLNDDNPALGTPQIYHTARAFTRPSKYVFKVQERGTHMVRLHFHRFKSSRMELYDARFHVLVDGYVVLSNFSGESESRTVIKEYLIWIDAEKLVLTFFPAKRSKFGFVNAIEVISAPKDLILETAQLVDGDRLVNFNGLNRQAFEVLYRVSVGGPKVTPFNDSLWRTWVPDDAYLKSTYGSERVFFGGRIKYQTGGASREVGPDNVYNSARVIKSTNATVPNVNMTWVFPATRDYKYLVRLHFCDIASISLELLYFNVYVNGFLMLKNFDLSYVVNEVLAAPFYADFVVDGDNLGILSVSIGPSNYSMAHAIDGLLNGVEVMKLNNSMGSLDGEVCGGFILKSWPRGNMGVLVPLVAVICLLLSISVVMHRRRTGVSHPVAWTRLPTDMTELSLKQAKQQLR; translated from the coding sequence ATGAAGGCATTCGTGAAGCTCAATCCGTACTCTTTCTTGTTACTCTGTGTATGCACTCTCCGCGTGTTTTCTCTCTCCGTTTCCTTCTCTCCGGTCGACAATCACCTCATCAACTGTGGCTCCGCCGTGGACGCCACCGTTGACAACCGTGCGTTCGTCAGCGACTCGTCCAGCTCCAAATCACAGGTTCTGACCTCGACTCGGACGATCTCGCTGAACGACGACAACCCAGCCCTAGGCACGCCCCAAATCTACCACACGGCGAGGGCCTTCACCAGACCTTCCAAGTACGTGTTCAAAGTCCAGGAGAGAGGGACGCACATGGTACGCCTTCATTTCCATAGGTTCAAATCCTCGAGGATGGAGTTGTATGACGCTCGGTTTCATGTTTTGGTGGATGGGTATGTGGTATTGAGTAACTTTAGCGGCGAAAGCGAGTCTAGAACCGTAATTAAGGAGTATCTGATCTGGATTGATGCTGAAAAGCTTGTTCTTACATTTTTCCCTGCTAAAAGGTCGAAATTTGGATTTGTCAATGCGATTGAAGTGATATCTGCGCCCAAAGATTTGATTTTGGAGACTGCCCAACTTGTTGATGGTGACAGACTAGTGAATTTCAATGGATTGAACCGGCAAGCTTTCGAAGTGTTATATAGGGTTAGTGTCGGTGGTCCGAAGGTTACTCCTTTTAATGATTCTCTGTGGAGGACTTGGGTTCCTGATGATGCTTATCTGAAGTCGACTTATGGATCAGAAAGGGTATTCTTTGGTGGCAGGATTAAGTACCAAACGGGAGGTGCAAGCCGTGAAGTAGGTCCTGACAATGTATACAATTCTGCTAGAGTGATTAAAAGCACTAATGCAACAGTACCTAATGTTAACATGACATGGGTTTTTCCGGCAACCAGAGATTATAAATATCTTGTTCGGTTGCATTTCTGCGACATTGCTAGCATTTCTCTCGAGTTGTTATACTTCAATGTGTACGTCAATGGGTTCTTGatgttaaaaaattttgatctcTCATATGTCGTAAATGAGGTTTTGGCAGCACCATTTTATGCAGATTTTGTAGTTGACGGagataatttggggattctgaGTGTGAGCATCGGACCGTCAAATTATAGCATGGCCCATGCAATTGATGGCCTTCTTAATGGTGTGGAGGTCATGAAGTTGAATAACTCAATGGGTAGCCTTGATGGCGAGGTGTGTGGTGGATTCATTTTGAAAAGCTGGCCAAGAGGAAACATGGGCGTTTTGGTTCCTTTGGTTGCTGTAATTTGTTTGCTACTGAGTATATCTGTGGTTATGCATAGGAGGAGAACTGGGGTAAGCCACCCTGTTGCATGGACCAGGTTGCCGACAGACATGACAGAATTAAGCCTGAAACAAGCCAAGCAACAGTTGAGATAA
- the LOC115748555 gene encoding mechanosensitive ion channel protein 1, mitochondrial isoform X1 — protein MAKIGFPSLKSICKFTVPCSKWLLCKSGAACSKYPTQVHVRASRPSLDAIHCSKESRSLNYAKTYQRMLAPVSISGTTGYLRKPTNGFSPKLTRTCCGSNFSPFLASPLLDSRSFTSYLGGKRDTSEESEVSAVSGAGEAGDGDNVVVSSEWFDKIKEAWHGTVDVAGRTGEKVKDVSDELTPYVQQVLDSHPYVKNVFMPIGLTLTGTLLAWFVMPRILRRFHKYATQGQAALLSGTPLGEEVPYDKSVWGALEDPLRYLVTFMAFWQITMMVAPTTIASQYIGQAWRGAVILSFVWFLHRWKTNVFSRALAVKSLAGLDREKMLALDRLSSIGLFVIGLMALAEACGVAVQSIITVGGIGGVATAFAAKDILGNVLSGLSMQFSKPFSLGDTIKAGSIEGQVVEMGLTTTSLLNADKFPVIVPNSLFSSQVIVNKSRAGWRAIVTKIPLQSDDLEKIPLISNDIKNMLKSHPKVFLGKEIPYCFLSQVESSHVELTLGCNLKQMGRDELYTTQQDILLQSIQIIKRHGARLGSRMQETTGQ, from the exons ATGGCTAAGATTGGCTTTCCCAGCTTAAAATCCATCTGCAAATTCACTGTCCCTTGTTCGAAGTGGCTGTTATGTAAATCAGGCGCTGCATGTTCAAAGTATCCTACTCAAGTTCACGTAAGAGCATCACGTCCATCTCTTGATGCCATCCACTGCTCCAAAGAGTCAAGATCTCTTAACTATGCGAAAACGTATCAGAGAATGCTGGCTCCTGTATCAATCTCTGGTACTACCGGTTACCTGAGAAAACCCACCAATGGATTTTCTCCAAAACTAACCCGCACGTGCTGTGGAAGTAATTTCTCCCCTTTTTTGGCAAGCCCCCTGTTGGATTCTCGGTCATTCACATCGTATTTAGGTGGCAAACGAGATACAAGCGAGGAATCTGAAGTATCAGCTGTTTCTGGGGCGGGCGAAGCGGGTGATGGGGACAACGTGGTTGTATCAAGTGAGTGGTTCGATAAGATTAAAGAAGCTTGGCACGGCACCGTTGATGTGGCTGGTCGCACAGGGGAAAAGGTTAAGGACGTGTCTGATGAATTGACTCCTTATGTGCAGCAGGTGCTCGATTCGCACCCCTACGTGAAGAATGTTTTTATGCCAATTGGTCTTACTTTGACCGGTACTCTATTGGCATGGTTTGTGATGCCTAGAATATTAAGGAGATTTCACAAGTATGCAACACAAGGTCAGGCTGCTTTGCTTTCGGGAACCCCTTTGGGAGAAGAAGTTCCTTATGACAAAAGTGTCTGGGGGGCCCTAGAGGATCCTTTGAGATATCTCGTCACCTTCATGGCTTTTTGGCAGAT CACCATGATGGTTGCTCCTACAACTATAGCATCTCAATACATTGGGCAAGCATGGAGGGGTGCAGTCATTCTTTCATTTGTATGGTTCTTGCATCGCTGGAAAACAAATGTGTTCTCTCGTGCATTAGCAGTCAAGAGTTTGGCAGGGCTTGATCGAGAAAAAATGCTTGCACTAGACCGACTTTCATCTATAGGGCTGTTTGTAATTGGGTTGATGGCTTTAGCAGAAGCATGTGGGGTGGCTGTGCAATCTATAATTACAGTTGGTGGTATAGGAG GTGTTGCAACTGCTTTTGCTGCCAAAGATATACTTGGAAATGTGCTCAGTGGCTTGTCTATGCAGTTTTCGAAGCCCTTTTCACTTGGAGATACAATAAAA GCTGGATCTATAGAAGGTCAAGTTGTGGAGATGGGGCTCACGACCACATCGCTGCTTAATGCCGATAAATTTCCTGTCATTGTTCCAAATTCTTTGTTTTCTAGCCAG GTGATTGTAAATAAGTCGCGTGCTGGATGGCGTGCCATAGTCACCAAAATCCCTTTGCAAAGCGATGATCTGGAGAAGATTCCGCTGATATCAAATGACATTAAGAATATGCTGAAATCACATCCAAAAGTTTTCTTGGGTAAAGAAATTCCTTACTGTTTCCTGTCACAAGTGGAAAGCTCTCATGTCGAATTGACTCTGGGTTGTAATCTCAAACAGATG
- the LOC115748555 gene encoding mechanosensitive ion channel protein 1, mitochondrial isoform X2 yields the protein MAKIGFPSLKSICKFTVPCSKWLLCKSGAACSKYPTQVHVRASRPSLDAIHCSKESRSLNYAKTYQRMLAPVSISGTTGYLRKPTNGFSPKLTRTCCGSNFSPFLASPLLDSRSFTSYLGGKRDTSEESEVSAVSGAGEAGDGDNVVVSSEWFDKIKEAWHGTVDVAGRTGEKVKDVSDELTPYVQQVLDSHPYVKNVFMPIGLTLTGTLLAWFVMPRILRRFHKYATQGQAALLSGTPLGEEVPYDKSVWGALEDPLRYLVTFMAFWQITMMVAPTTIASQYIGQAWRGAVILSFVWFLHRWKTNVFSRALAVKSLAGLDREKMLALDRLSSIGLFVIGLMALAEACGVAVQSIITVGGIGGVATAFAAKDILGNVLSGLSMQFSKPFSLGDTIKAGSIEGQVVEMGLTTTSLLNADKFPVIVPNSLFSSQFVGDCK from the exons ATGGCTAAGATTGGCTTTCCCAGCTTAAAATCCATCTGCAAATTCACTGTCCCTTGTTCGAAGTGGCTGTTATGTAAATCAGGCGCTGCATGTTCAAAGTATCCTACTCAAGTTCACGTAAGAGCATCACGTCCATCTCTTGATGCCATCCACTGCTCCAAAGAGTCAAGATCTCTTAACTATGCGAAAACGTATCAGAGAATGCTGGCTCCTGTATCAATCTCTGGTACTACCGGTTACCTGAGAAAACCCACCAATGGATTTTCTCCAAAACTAACCCGCACGTGCTGTGGAAGTAATTTCTCCCCTTTTTTGGCAAGCCCCCTGTTGGATTCTCGGTCATTCACATCGTATTTAGGTGGCAAACGAGATACAAGCGAGGAATCTGAAGTATCAGCTGTTTCTGGGGCGGGCGAAGCGGGTGATGGGGACAACGTGGTTGTATCAAGTGAGTGGTTCGATAAGATTAAAGAAGCTTGGCACGGCACCGTTGATGTGGCTGGTCGCACAGGGGAAAAGGTTAAGGACGTGTCTGATGAATTGACTCCTTATGTGCAGCAGGTGCTCGATTCGCACCCCTACGTGAAGAATGTTTTTATGCCAATTGGTCTTACTTTGACCGGTACTCTATTGGCATGGTTTGTGATGCCTAGAATATTAAGGAGATTTCACAAGTATGCAACACAAGGTCAGGCTGCTTTGCTTTCGGGAACCCCTTTGGGAGAAGAAGTTCCTTATGACAAAAGTGTCTGGGGGGCCCTAGAGGATCCTTTGAGATATCTCGTCACCTTCATGGCTTTTTGGCAGAT CACCATGATGGTTGCTCCTACAACTATAGCATCTCAATACATTGGGCAAGCATGGAGGGGTGCAGTCATTCTTTCATTTGTATGGTTCTTGCATCGCTGGAAAACAAATGTGTTCTCTCGTGCATTAGCAGTCAAGAGTTTGGCAGGGCTTGATCGAGAAAAAATGCTTGCACTAGACCGACTTTCATCTATAGGGCTGTTTGTAATTGGGTTGATGGCTTTAGCAGAAGCATGTGGGGTGGCTGTGCAATCTATAATTACAGTTGGTGGTATAGGAG GTGTTGCAACTGCTTTTGCTGCCAAAGATATACTTGGAAATGTGCTCAGTGGCTTGTCTATGCAGTTTTCGAAGCCCTTTTCACTTGGAGATACAATAAAA GCTGGATCTATAGAAGGTCAAGTTGTGGAGATGGGGCTCACGACCACATCGCTGCTTAATGCCGATAAATTTCCTGTCATTGTTCCAAATTCTTTGTTTTCTAGCCAG TTTGTAGGTGATTGTAAATAA